A genomic window from Gracilinanus agilis isolate LMUSP501 chromosome X, AgileGrace, whole genome shotgun sequence includes:
- the LOC123253771 gene encoding mortality factor 4-like protein 1 codes for MADSRFEGDREEEFRGLPTIQEGEPVLTFRGPKMRRGECVLVDSEDRKVRYLIRYQRAGLGAMGEERVAFEEASQQHVEEGAQEMEIESEGEAGPGLEGGPESEGGEGAKEREEEPAPEAEEEGDVEPMIEAAPSILEAGASRSPSPKRRRRSSPSPSQRRSPSRSRSSTSSTLTGYGGAAGPVTSRQSGTPRFQLSREQLCSIVVIGGWEYEWVPENRLLRYSAVQVQLDSDAALQMAAKREQQEDCPVTSTGGSTSRPATVTGPPAFGPPPSKRGRRGRGWGRGRLRSLRRRSQGGRGAGGDSRRVVHVNLPKALKPLLVQDWELVIFGKKLFTLPARKTVDAILTEYASFQESLATPARKNAVNELMAMIKEYFDMVLGTQLLYNFERPQYTEILVSQPTAQMSQIYGGAHLLRLFPQMASLLSLSLLGENSLGVLLTHLQDFLEYLASNPSLLFIDPTDYQVATEEYQQLAG; via the exons ATGGCTGACTCCCGTTTCGAGGGTGACAGGGAGGAGGAGTTCCGGGGATTGCCCACTATCCAAGAGGGGGAGCCCGTGCTGACCTTCCGGGGCCCCAAAATGCGCCGAGGGGAGTGCGTGCTGGTAGACAGCGAGGACAGGAAGGTCCGCTACCTGATCCGCTACCAGAGGGCGGGCCTGGGCGCCATGGGGGAGGAGAGGGTGGCCTTCGAGGAGGCGTCGCAGCAGCACGTGGAAGAGGGGGCCCAAGAGATGGAGATCGAGTCCGAGGGGGAGGCAGGGCCCGGCCTGGAGGGGGGGCCCGAGAGCGAGGGCGGAGAGGGGGctaaggagagggaggaggagccCGCGCCCGAAGCCGAGGAGGAAGGTGACGTGGAGCCCATGATAGAGGCGGCTCCGAGTATCCTGGAGGCGGGGGCCAGCCGCAGCCCCAGCCCCAAGCGCCGCCGCCGcagcagccccagccccagccagCGCCGCAGCCCCAGCCGGAGCCGCAGCAGCACCAGCAGCACCCTCA CGGGCTACGGCGGGGCTGCGGGGCCCGTCACCAGCCGCCAGTCGGGCACCCCCAGGTTCCAGCTCTCCCGGGAGCAGCTCTGCTCCATTGTGGTCATCGGGGGGTGGGAGTACGAGTGGGTCCCCGAGAACCGCCTGCTGCGCTATTCCGCTGTCCAAGTGCAGCTGGACAGCGATGCCGCCCTCCAGATGGCTGCCAAGAGAGAGCAGCAGGAAGACTGCCCCGTCACCTCCACGGGGGGCAGCACCTCCCGCCCCGCCACTGTCACCGGGCCCCCAGCTTTCGGGCCTCCGCCTAGTAAGAGGGGCCGTCGGGGGAGGGGTTGGGGCAGAGGGAGATTGCGCTCCCTCCGGCGCCGGTCCCAGGGAGGGAGAGGAGCTGGGGGGGATTCCCGGCGGGTGGTTCACGTCAACCTGCCCAAGGCCCTGAAGCCCCTGCTGGTGCAGGATTGGGAGTTGGTAATCTTTGGGAAAAAGCTTTTCACCCTGCCCGCTCGGAAGACCGTAGATGCCATCCTGACCGAGTATGCCTCCTTCCAAGAAAGCCTGGCCACCCCCGCCAGGAAGAATGCGGTCAATGAGCTGATGGCTATGATCAAAGAATACTTTGATATGGTGCTGGGGACCCAGCTCCTCTACAATTTCGAAAGACCCCAATACACTGAGATCCTGGTTAGCCAGCCCACTGCCCAGATGTCCCAGATCTATGGGGGGGCCCACCTGCTGCGCCTCTTCCCGCAGATGGCCTCCCTGCTGTCCCTCTCCCTTCTCGGGGAGAACAGCCTCGGGGTGCTGTTGACCCACCTGCAGGATTTCCTAGAATATCTGGCCAGCAATCCCTCCCTGTTGTTCATTGATCCCACCGATTACCAGGTGGCCACTGAGGAGTACCAGCAATTAGCTGGGTAA